In the genome of Staphylococcus durrellii, one region contains:
- a CDS encoding TrkH family potassium uptake protein — protein MSIFNELFKKSSPQQGIVIYYLVAIIVSFLLLNLPFVHKAGAHVNPIDTLFVAVSGVSVTGLSPVNIAETYSTFGQVIIMIILNIGGIGVMAIGTLLWVVLGKKIGIRERQLIMLDNNKDTMSGTVKLILDIVRTMLIIELVGAVLLTFYFYRDTPNIEYAIMQGLFVSVSATTNGGLDITGQSLIPYANDYFVQTIVMFLIILGSIGFPVLLEIKAYIKNRIPNFRFSLFAKITTVTYLFLFVFGVIFILLIEHNHAFQNMSWHKSLFYALFQSATTRSAGLQTIDVSHFSEGTNLIMSFLMFIGSSPSSVGGGIRTTTFAILVLFLLNFNNNTEKLSIKAFNREIHTTDIQRSFAVFTMASFLTFISTVLILIIEQGKITFLQALFEVMSSFGTCGLSLGVTDDVHGTSKVILMILMFIGRVGLISFVIMIAGRREPDKYHYPKERIQIG, from the coding sequence TTGTCCATTTTCAATGAATTATTTAAGAAATCCAGTCCTCAACAAGGGATAGTGATTTACTATTTAGTTGCAATTATCGTTTCGTTTTTATTATTAAACCTACCTTTTGTACATAAAGCAGGTGCCCATGTAAATCCTATAGACACACTTTTTGTTGCAGTTTCAGGCGTTAGTGTAACTGGACTTTCACCAGTTAATATCGCAGAGACTTATTCTACTTTTGGGCAGGTCATTATTATGATTATTCTAAACATTGGTGGAATTGGTGTTATGGCCATTGGTACATTATTATGGGTAGTTTTAGGTAAAAAAATTGGTATTCGTGAACGTCAATTAATAATGTTAGATAACAATAAAGATACGATGAGTGGCACGGTGAAGTTAATATTAGACATAGTTCGCACAATGCTTATTATTGAACTTGTTGGCGCCGTGTTACTAACTTTTTATTTCTATAGAGATACACCGAATATCGAATATGCGATTATGCAAGGACTTTTTGTATCGGTTTCAGCAACTACAAATGGTGGTTTAGATATTACTGGACAATCTTTAATACCTTACGCTAATGATTACTTTGTACAAACAATTGTTATGTTTTTAATTATATTAGGCTCTATTGGATTTCCAGTATTATTAGAAATCAAAGCTTATATTAAAAATAGAATTCCAAATTTTAGGTTTTCACTTTTTGCTAAAATAACAACTGTTACTTATTTGTTTCTATTTGTATTTGGTGTCATTTTTATATTACTCATCGAACATAATCATGCTTTTCAAAATATGTCATGGCATAAAAGTTTATTTTATGCACTATTTCAATCTGCAACAACAAGAAGTGCAGGGCTACAAACTATCGACGTTAGCCATTTTAGTGAAGGTACAAACTTAATCATGAGCTTCTTAATGTTTATTGGATCATCGCCAAGTTCTGTTGGTGGCGGTATACGTACTACGACTTTCGCGATATTAGTGTTATTTTTATTAAACTTTAATAACAATACGGAAAAATTATCAATTAAAGCATTTAATCGTGAAATACACACTACAGACATTCAACGTTCGTTTGCAGTTTTCACGATGGCTTCTTTTTTGACATTTATCAGTACCGTGTTAATTTTAATTATTGAACAAGGGAAAATCACATTTTTACAAGCACTCTTTGAAGTCATGTCATCATTCGGTACTTGTGGATTATCGCTTGGTGTTACAGATGATGTACACGGTACATCAAAGGTTATTTTAATGATCCTAATGTTTATAGGACGTGTAGGTTTAATCAGTTTCGTTATTATGATAGCTGGTAGAAGAGAACCGGATAAGTATCATTATCCGAAAGAACGTATTCAAATTGGTTAA
- a CDS encoding CPBP family glutamic-type intramembrane protease has translation MKRISNALLWYIISFIVFHIILYLMWGEKQEYWNLYTGIMLIAGVSYVFYQRDINSKRLLSSIGVGILSGIVLIVIQLIFAALSYDLTYAQLVKQLAHTGVYYKWQMLITLIFVIPCHELYMRTVLQKELINLKIPNWLSIIITALCSASLFYYLDNLWIVLFIFVIQLILSVSYLYTRRIATTIIAQIVAVVILLIFNG, from the coding sequence ATGAAAAGAATTTCAAATGCATTGTTATGGTATATTATTAGTTTTATTGTATTTCATATCATTTTGTACCTCATGTGGGGTGAAAAACAAGAATACTGGAATTTATATACCGGTATTATGTTAATTGCAGGCGTGAGTTATGTTTTCTATCAAAGAGACATAAACTCTAAACGCCTTTTATCATCAATCGGTGTAGGTATTTTAAGTGGTATAGTGCTGATTGTTATTCAACTTATATTTGCCGCATTATCTTATGATTTGACTTATGCTCAATTAGTTAAACAATTAGCTCACACTGGTGTTTATTACAAATGGCAAATGCTTATTACATTAATTTTTGTAATTCCATGTCATGAGTTATATATGCGTACAGTATTACAAAAAGAACTCATCAATTTAAAGATACCAAATTGGCTTAGTATCATCATAACTGCACTTTGTTCTGCGTCTCTTTTTTATTACTTAGATAATTTATGGATAGTATTGTTCATTTTTGTCATTCAACTTATATTATCTGTTAGTTATTTATATACACGCAGAATTGCTACAACGATTATTGCACAAATTGTAGCAGTTGTTATCTTGTTAATTTTTAATGGATAA
- a CDS encoding YkvS family protein: protein MTVAEVGNIVEFYDGLKGRVEKINDNSVIVDLTIMENFAQLDLPEKTVINHKRYKIVDQEG, encoded by the coding sequence ATGACTGTCGCTGAAGTAGGTAATATTGTAGAATTTTATGATGGCTTAAAAGGCAGAGTGGAAAAAATAAATGATAACTCGGTCATTGTTGACTTAACTATTATGGAAAATTTCGCTCAATTAGATTTACCTGAAAAAACTGTTATTAATCATAAAAGATATAAAATTGTTGATCAAGAAGGATAA
- a CDS encoding GNAT family N-acetyltransferase, whose amino-acid sequence MIRKATASDKEAIAELCYIIWEELDIDMVKQIERERLLKVMQKSIVDIRYRGNISNIWIYEIDGNVAGCLIAYPGKDELELERAWLELDVDDDIKALGTPMPMKESNDDEYYIETIATFPNYRGRGVATKLMQHVINQEPTAKWSLNCDYHNERAYYVYNKFGFKTLSDINLYGHKHRHMVYDGNKATSK is encoded by the coding sequence ATGATTAGAAAAGCAACAGCATCAGATAAAGAAGCAATTGCAGAGCTTTGTTATATCATATGGGAAGAATTAGATATTGATATGGTAAAACAAATTGAACGTGAAAGATTATTAAAGGTTATGCAAAAAAGTATAGTCGATATTCGTTATAGAGGCAATATCTCCAACATATGGATTTATGAAATTGACGGTAATGTCGCAGGGTGCTTAATTGCTTATCCAGGCAAAGATGAACTGGAATTGGAACGGGCATGGTTAGAGTTAGACGTCGATGATGATATTAAGGCATTAGGTACGCCGATGCCTATGAAGGAATCGAACGATGATGAATATTACATTGAAACAATCGCAACATTTCCTAATTATCGAGGCAGAGGTGTTGCTACGAAATTAATGCAACATGTAATAAATCAAGAACCGACTGCCAAATGGAGTTTGAATTGTGATTATCATAATGAACGTGCGTATTATGTTTACAATAAATTTGGCTTTAAGACACTTAGTGATATTAATTTATACGGACATAAACACAGACATATGGTTTACGACGGTAATAAGGCGACTTCAAAATAA
- a CDS encoding lipoate--protein ligase has translation MKFVSNNNITDPTVNLAMEEYVLKNMPNDDSYFLFYVNRPSIIIGKNQNTIEEVNQEYVEKHNIDVVRRISGGGAVYHDTGNLNFSFITDDDGNSFHNFKKFTEPIVEALKSLGVDAEMSGRNDIQVGQAKISGNAMVKVKSRMFSHGTLILNSDLNEIQNALRVNPAKIKSKGIKSVRSRVANIVEFLDEPIDIDTFKKVILKTIFGEADHVEEYKLTDHDWEKIEQLSNEKYRTWEWNYGKNPKYNFVREEKFEKGFVQLKFDVKKGRIEHAKIFGDFFGEGDITELEHALEGTLHEFDSIAEALSQYDMRHYFGDIDRYELIRLMS, from the coding sequence ATGAAATTTGTTAGTAACAATAATATTACAGATCCAACGGTAAATTTAGCCATGGAAGAATATGTTTTAAAAAATATGCCTAATGATGATAGTTATTTTCTATTTTACGTGAACAGGCCTTCTATAATTATTGGTAAAAATCAAAATACAATCGAAGAAGTAAACCAAGAATATGTAGAAAAGCACAATATAGACGTGGTTAGACGTATTTCAGGTGGTGGCGCAGTATACCATGATACTGGTAATCTGAATTTTAGTTTTATTACTGATGACGATGGCAATAGTTTCCATAACTTTAAAAAATTTACGGAACCGATTGTAGAAGCTTTAAAGTCATTGGGTGTAGATGCAGAAATGAGTGGACGAAACGATATTCAAGTCGGGCAAGCCAAAATTTCAGGCAATGCAATGGTTAAAGTAAAATCACGAATGTTTAGCCATGGTACTTTGATATTAAACAGTGATTTAAATGAGATACAAAATGCACTGCGTGTCAATCCTGCTAAGATAAAATCTAAAGGAATTAAATCGGTACGTAGTCGTGTAGCAAATATTGTAGAATTTTTGGATGAACCAATTGATATTGATACATTTAAAAAAGTAATTTTAAAAACAATTTTTGGTGAAGCGGATCACGTAGAAGAATACAAACTAACTGATCACGACTGGGAAAAAATTGAACAATTAAGTAATGAAAAATATCGTACATGGGAATGGAATTATGGTAAAAATCCAAAATACAATTTCGTTAGAGAAGAAAAGTTTGAAAAAGGATTTGTTCAACTCAAGTTTGATGTAAAAAAAGGTAGAATTGAGCATGCTAAAATATTTGGGGATTTCTTTGGGGAAGGAGATATTACTGAACTAGAGCACGCACTAGAAGGAACGTTACACGAGTTTGATAGTATTGCTGAAGCACTATCACAATATGATATGCGACATTACTTTGGAGATATTGACCGTTATGAACTAATAAGACTGATGTCATAA
- a CDS encoding competence protein ComK, whose product MISKYVIKKGDMVVQPFDTKERKYGGTRILKYKQATKEFKERAHKIIERSCRFYGSSYHFKKEDTIRITGIISKPPILFTPLFPTYFFPTHSDRKDENTWINIHYVQSIKTLKDRKCKVTFVDNQNVNIDISAHSMKHQYLNAIYYYYMMDREARITTFDPDAPIDYTKPQLNIYEALAKYSLFEHK is encoded by the coding sequence ATAATTAGTAAATACGTCATAAAGAAAGGAGACATGGTAGTCCAACCGTTTGATACAAAGGAACGAAAATATGGTGGTACAAGAATTTTAAAATATAAGCAAGCAACTAAAGAATTTAAAGAAAGGGCACACAAAATTATTGAACGCTCGTGTCGTTTTTATGGTAGCAGTTATCATTTTAAAAAAGAGGACACCATAAGAATCACAGGAATCATTAGTAAACCCCCAATTCTATTTACCCCTCTATTTCCCACATACTTTTTCCCAACACACTCTGATAGAAAAGATGAAAATACATGGATTAACATTCATTATGTGCAAAGTATTAAAACGCTAAAAGATAGAAAATGTAAAGTAACATTTGTTGATAACCAAAATGTAAATATTGATATATCAGCACATAGTATGAAACACCAATATTTAAATGCTATTTATTATTATTATATGATGGATAGAGAAGCTAGAATAACAACATTTGATCCAGATGCACCGATTGATTATACAAAACCTCAATTAAATATTTACGAGGCGCTAGCTAAGTATTCATTATTTGAACATAAATAA
- a CDS encoding isochorismate synthase: MSVDVREDEIVAAVHASERTWVSVEAQIDYELDPTILFQLTEENAGDRFYFKKNDSTASYFGYGTIKRLKNNLDNKQSIFQEWKKDKNDIELIHPNSTYHHLRICGGFQFSSHKNSDEWDEFGLNHFILPEVLVTISNGMSFVTYTGKRQNFDISHFKAIIEHLTQSAKNAHAEMGQVQSIDDIYKEEWRDLVKETIDKLNGNNKVVLARKRLIEFNKPIDIAYILKQAMQGEKNSYLVVLESASSIFFSQTPEQLMEVQEDVLYTKAIAGTISRSHKESVDQQNIEAFLNDNKNLSEHQFVVKSILHDIEPYVNTVEYNDSPKILANDHLYHLLTEIRGDLKSESYIGLLDNLHPTPALGGFPKEAAVKYIDDNEFGTRGLYGAPVGYIDMYDNCEFVVAIRSMLIKGQYATLYAGCGIVNNSNPDSEVEETAIKFTPMMKALGVDKDDES, translated from the coding sequence ATGAGTGTGGACGTCAGGGAAGATGAAATTGTCGCAGCGGTGCACGCAAGTGAACGTACTTGGGTTTCGGTTGAAGCTCAAATAGACTATGAACTTGACCCGACTATTTTATTTCAATTGACCGAAGAAAATGCTGGGGATCGCTTTTATTTTAAAAAGAATGATAGTACAGCCTCATATTTTGGTTACGGTACTATTAAACGTTTGAAAAACAATTTAGACAACAAACAATCTATCTTCCAAGAGTGGAAAAAAGATAAAAATGATATCGAATTAATACATCCTAATTCGACTTATCACCATTTAAGAATATGCGGTGGTTTCCAATTTTCATCACATAAAAATAGTGATGAATGGGATGAATTTGGTCTTAACCATTTTATACTCCCTGAAGTATTAGTAACAATAAGTAACGGAATGTCTTTTGTCACTTATACTGGTAAGCGACAAAACTTCGATATAAGTCATTTCAAAGCTATTATCGAACATTTAACGCAATCGGCAAAGAATGCGCATGCTGAAATGGGACAGGTTCAATCTATCGACGATATTTACAAGGAAGAGTGGCGTGATTTAGTAAAAGAAACTATTGATAAATTGAATGGTAATAACAAAGTAGTATTAGCTCGCAAAAGATTAATAGAGTTTAATAAACCTATTGATATTGCTTATATACTTAAGCAAGCAATGCAAGGTGAAAAAAATAGTTATTTAGTAGTTTTAGAATCAGCCAGTAGCATTTTCTTTTCACAAACGCCTGAACAATTAATGGAAGTTCAAGAGGATGTGCTTTATACCAAAGCAATAGCTGGTACGATTAGTCGCTCTCATAAAGAATCAGTTGACCAACAAAACATTGAAGCATTTTTGAATGACAATAAAAATTTAAGCGAACATCAATTTGTAGTTAAAAGTATCTTACATGATATAGAGCCCTATGTTAACACTGTAGAATACAACGATAGTCCTAAAATTTTAGCTAATGATCATTTGTATCATTTGTTAACTGAAATTAGAGGCGATTTAAAAAGCGAATCTTATATCGGACTATTAGATAATTTACATCCTACGCCAGCTTTAGGTGGGTTTCCTAAAGAAGCAGCAGTTAAATATATAGATGATAACGAATTTGGTACGAGAGGCTTGTATGGCGCTCCAGTGGGATATATCGATATGTATGATAACTGTGAGTTTGTAGTTGCCATTAGATCTATGCTGATAAAAGGGCAATATGCAACTTTATATGCAGGTTGTGGCATTGTAAATAATTCAAATCCTGACAGTGAAGTAGAAGAAACGGCAATAAAATTCACCCCAATGATGAAAGCTTTAGGAGTAGATAAAGATGATGAATCATAA
- a CDS encoding IDEAL domain-containing protein, producing the protein MKHNTNVKYNTLESFVSTINDLGIELIIDESLRNVRKEQLETLIDKALQNKNEQDFKRYTEEYKHLEEFLVV; encoded by the coding sequence ATGAAACATAATACAAATGTAAAATATAATACATTAGAATCTTTTGTTTCTACAATTAATGACCTAGGTATCGAACTTATCATAGATGAATCTTTACGAAATGTTCGAAAAGAGCAGTTAGAAACATTAATCGACAAAGCGCTTCAGAATAAGAACGAACAAGACTTCAAACGCTACACAGAAGAATATAAACATCTGGAGGAATTTCTAGTTGTTTAA
- a CDS encoding TM2 domain-containing protein, producing the protein MKVNKVIYVILAFLLGWIGVHKFYANQVFQGVLHIIFFWTGIPYIVAIISGIITIFFKKADSDGMIVFH; encoded by the coding sequence ATGAAAGTAAACAAAGTTATATATGTTATTTTAGCATTTTTATTAGGCTGGATTGGCGTCCATAAATTTTACGCCAATCAAGTTTTTCAAGGCGTGTTACACATCATTTTCTTTTGGACTGGCATTCCTTATATTGTGGCAATTATTAGCGGAATTATCACTATTTTCTTCAAAAAAGCTGACTCAGATGGCATGATTGTTTTTCACTAA
- a CDS encoding 1,4-dihydroxy-2-naphthoate polyprenyltransferase, whose product MASQYQQYSTVRKYWLLMRPHTLTAAIVPVLVGTASAKIFLLGSEDHLKLSLFLAMLIACLLIQAATNMFNEYYDFKKGLDDHNSVGIGGAIVRNGMSPKLVLNLAILFYIIAALLGIFLAAQSSFWIIPIGLVCMAIGYLYTGGPLPISWTPLGELFSGFFMGMIIIVLSFFIQTGNFHAYAFWISLPIVITIAMINMANNIRDRVNDKEKGRYTLPILLGKNNSVRFLGLMYIIAFALVIFLAFFRPGGSIFFLLALLSFPMPIKAVRRFKKYDTPATMMAAMEATGKTNTFFGILYALGIYISALLGGI is encoded by the coding sequence ATGGCATCACAATATCAACAATATTCTACTGTCAGAAAATATTGGCTACTTATGAGACCTCATACCTTAACTGCTGCTATTGTACCCGTATTAGTAGGTACAGCTTCGGCAAAGATTTTTTTATTAGGTAGTGAAGATCATCTTAAACTCAGCTTATTTTTAGCGATGTTAATAGCTTGTTTATTAATACAAGCTGCGACAAACATGTTTAATGAATACTACGACTTCAAAAAAGGCTTAGATGATCATAACTCTGTAGGTATAGGTGGCGCAATCGTACGTAATGGCATGAGTCCTAAACTCGTCCTGAATCTAGCTATTTTATTTTATATTATTGCAGCCTTACTCGGTATTTTCTTAGCAGCACAAAGTTCATTTTGGATCATACCTATTGGTTTAGTCTGTATGGCTATTGGTTATCTTTATACAGGAGGCCCTTTACCTATATCATGGACACCATTGGGAGAACTATTCTCTGGTTTCTTTATGGGAATGATTATTATCGTTTTATCATTCTTTATTCAAACAGGTAATTTTCATGCTTATGCTTTTTGGATTAGCTTACCTATAGTCATAACGATAGCGATGATTAACATGGCAAATAACATCAGAGATCGTGTAAATGATAAAGAAAAAGGACGCTATACGCTCCCAATTCTTTTAGGAAAGAATAATTCAGTACGTTTCCTAGGTTTAATGTATATCATTGCATTTGCGTTAGTTATATTCTTAGCTTTCTTCAGACCGGGTGGTTCTATATTCTTCCTACTTGCATTGCTATCATTCCCAATGCCAATTAAAGCAGTACGTAGATTTAAAAAGTATGATACACCAGCAACTATGATGGCTGCTATGGAAGCTACTGGTAAAACGAATACGTTCTTCGGCATACTCTATGCCTTAGGTATTTACATTAGCGCCTTATTAGGTGGCATTTAA
- a CDS encoding bifunctional metallophosphatase/5'-nucleotidase: protein MTQSEKISIDIIATSDMHSYFLNGQHGSNIYRAGTYVNQMRQQGKEVLLLDSGGSLAGSLAAFYYAVVAPYKRHPMIKLMNAMNYDASGISPNEFKFGLSFFSRAVSLSRFPWLSANIEYKQTREPYFSTPYTIKEIGGVKLAIVGLTSDGLMDREYFEMEQDVAIEKTLLSAKRWIRYIHEVEAPDFLIVIYHGGINQLNKSSNEREKNVNQAEKIMQHVGVIDLLITGHQHQTFIGKDEQTVYVQAGQNAKNLVHINVDFKKRTSSFELEDITSEIIDLNAYEEDETLLTETYYDRKAVEFWSEEVISAQDINAKINGLEDVITKPHPFTQLLHDSIRLIYDFEISCVHLPKSGEEGLSGEIANVDLYNAYPHPDIPINLTLKGQQIKDMLEYSYSHIEFTNGTLSVTIIDETLCTFWQGIDYEIDMSAEPFNRVTLYNINLDHMYRVSMTDYCYRNFRQYLENTVVHGTENVTMNDLIARNLKNKNYKIQDKQSFKVKM from the coding sequence ATGACACAGAGTGAAAAAATATCTATAGATATTATTGCGACTTCGGATATGCACAGTTATTTTTTAAATGGTCAACATGGTTCTAATATATACCGTGCTGGCACGTATGTTAATCAGATGAGACAACAAGGTAAAGAAGTACTGTTATTGGATAGTGGTGGCAGTTTGGCAGGTTCTTTAGCTGCATTTTATTATGCAGTAGTGGCACCTTATAAACGACATCCAATGATTAAATTAATGAATGCAATGAATTACGATGCCAGTGGTATAAGTCCCAATGAATTTAAATTTGGTTTATCGTTTTTCTCTAGAGCTGTGTCGCTCTCTAGATTTCCATGGTTGTCTGCAAACATAGAATATAAACAAACGAGAGAACCGTATTTCTCTACACCATATACGATTAAAGAAATTGGCGGTGTTAAGTTAGCCATCGTTGGTTTAACTTCTGATGGTTTAATGGATCGAGAATATTTCGAAATGGAGCAAGATGTGGCTATTGAAAAAACGTTATTATCTGCTAAAAGATGGATCCGTTATATTCATGAAGTCGAGGCACCAGACTTTTTAATTGTCATTTATCACGGTGGCATTAATCAATTAAATAAATCATCTAACGAACGGGAAAAAAATGTTAACCAAGCTGAAAAAATTATGCAACACGTTGGTGTGATAGATTTATTAATTACAGGACATCAACACCAAACATTTATCGGTAAAGATGAACAAACAGTTTATGTACAAGCTGGACAGAACGCCAAAAATCTAGTACATATTAATGTGGATTTTAAAAAACGTACAAGTTCATTCGAATTAGAAGATATCACTTCAGAAATTATAGATCTAAATGCATATGAAGAGGATGAAACGTTATTAACAGAAACTTATTATGATAGAAAAGCAGTCGAATTTTGGAGTGAAGAAGTAATTTCTGCACAAGATATTAATGCTAAAATCAATGGCTTGGAAGATGTTATCACTAAACCGCATCCATTTACTCAATTATTACATGACAGTATAAGGTTAATTTATGACTTTGAAATTTCATGTGTGCATTTGCCTAAAAGTGGGGAAGAGGGGCTTTCGGGTGAGATTGCTAATGTAGATTTATATAATGCTTATCCACACCCAGACATACCTATTAATTTAACGCTTAAGGGGCAACAAATTAAAGATATGTTGGAATATAGTTATTCACACATTGAATTTACTAATGGAACGTTGAGTGTGACAATTATTGATGAAACATTATGTACATTTTGGCAAGGAATAGATTATGAAATAGACATGTCTGCCGAGCCTTTTAATAGAGTTACTTTGTATAATATCAACTTGGATCATATGTATAGAGTAAGTATGACTGATTATTGTTATCGTAATTTCCGACAATATTTAGAAAATACTGTTGTCCATGGTACAGAAAATGTGACGATGAATGATTTAATAGCTCGTAACTTAAAAAATAAAAATTATAAAATACAAGATAAACAAAGTTTTAAAGTCAAAATGTAA